From one Bos javanicus breed banteng chromosome 15, ARS-OSU_banteng_1.0, whole genome shotgun sequence genomic stretch:
- the KCNJ11 gene encoding ATP-sensitive inward rectifier potassium channel 11: MLSRKGIIPEEYVLTRLAEDPAEPRYRARERKARFVSKNGNCNVAHKNIREQGRFLQDVFTTLVDLKWPYTLLIFTMSFLCSWLLFAMVWWLIAFAHGDLAPGEGAAVPCVTSIHSFSSAFLFSIEVQVTIGFGGRMVTEECPLAILILIVQNIVGLMINAIMLGCIFMKTAQAHRRAETLIFSKHAVIALRHGRLCFMLRVGDLRKSMIISATIHMQVVRKTTSPEGEVVPLHQVDIPMENGVGGNSIFLVAPLIIYHVIDANSPLYDLAPCDLHHHQDLEIIVILEGVVETTGITTQARTSYLADEILWGQRFVPIVAEEDGRYSVDYSKFGNTIKVPTPLCTARQLEEDPSLLDVLTLVRGPLRKRTVAVAKAKPKFSISPDSLS; encoded by the coding sequence ATGCTGTCCCGCAAGGGCATCATCCCCGAGGAGTATGTGCTCACGCGACTAGCAGAGGACCCCGCAGAGCCCCGGTACCGTGCCCGTGAGCGGAAAGCCCGCTTCGTGTCCAAGAACGGCAACTGCAACGTGGCTCACAAGAACATCCGGGAGCAAGGCCGCTTCCTACAGGACGTGTTCACCACGCTGGTGGATCTCAAGTGGCCATACACGCTGCTCATCTTCACCATGTCCTTCCTGTGCAGCTGGCTGCTCTTTGCCATGGTCTGGTGGCTCATCGCCTTCGCCCACGGTGACCTGGCCCCTGGCGAGGGTGCCGCTGTGCCCTGCGTCACCAGCATCCACTCCTTTTCGTCTgccttccttttctccattgaggTCCAGGTGACCATTGGTTTCGGCGGGCGCATGGTGACCGAGGAGTGCCCTCTGGCCATCCTGATCCTCATTGTGCAGAACATCGTGGGGCTCATGATCAACGCCATCATGCTGGGCTGCATCTTCATGAAGACGGCTCAGGCCCACCGGCGGGCCGAGACCCTCATCTTCAGCAAGCATGCGGTCATCGCCCTGCGCCACGGCCGCCTCTGCTTCATGCTGCGCGTGGGCGACCTCCGGAAGAGCATGATCATCAGTGCCACCATCCACATGCAGGTGGTGCGCAAGACCACCAGCCCTGAGGGTGAGGTGGTCCCCCTCCACCAGGTGGACATCCCCATGGAGAATGGTGTGGGTGGCAATAGCATCTTCCTGGTGGCTCCGCTCATCATCTACCACGTCATTGACGCCAACAGCCCGCTCTATGACCTGGCGCCCTGCGACCTGCACCACCATCAGGACCTTGAGATCATCGTCATCCTGGAAGGTGTGGTGGAAACCACGGGCATCACCACCCAGGCCCGCACCTCCTACCTGGCCGACGAGATCTTGTGGGGCCAGCGCTTTGTACCCATTGTGGCCGAGGAGGATGGCCGCTACTCTGTGGACTACTCCAAGTTTGGCAACACTATCAAAGTGCCCACGCCACTCTGCACAGCCCGCCAGCTTGAGGAGGACCCCAGCCTGCTGGATGTCCTGACCCTCGTCCGCGGGCCCTTGCGCAAGCGCACCGTGGCTGTGGCCAAGGCCAAGCCCAAGTTCAGCATCTCTCCAGACTCCCTGTCCTGA